In Porites lutea chromosome 8, jaPorLute2.1, whole genome shotgun sequence, the genomic stretch cgacaggtattacaaagtgcgatggatttattgcaaattgcgacaggtattacaaagtgcgatgattattacaaattgcgacagtacaccCTCCACCACCAACACCATCACCACCGGAAATGCCTTTTAAATTAAGGTTAAAACCATTAAGTCACTGTTAGGAAGACTATGCCGTTCACTGTTTAAGAAAGTCCATGTTTCAGGTTCGCTGGAGTCCATCAAACCATTCTCCGACGTTAGCCGTACGATGCATAAAAATGTTGCTGTTTATTCTCTACTACGCTGCTCTACTATCGTTGTCTGCTCGCCAGGCTGAGCCCGTAGATTTTAAAGCTTGATCAGGATAATGGGTATACAATGACCGACAGGATAATGGGgatgtaaagaaaaacaaagcaaataatgtcaatttattatatagacacgagtgttttactggaaaatataccactcgtaaaattcataaaaactgcatccgggacccgagtggtttattttccataatctcacacgtgagtttatcgatgacgtaattttggtaattattttatcgatgtcattttgtctatataataaaaaagaacattacacggcggcttgaagatatgaattttattttctcgtggcaaaaacaatattttactaaCTCGCTACGCTCGTTGGTAAAATGTTGTTTTGCCattcgaaaataaaattcaaatctTCGCGTCACCTCCTCTATAGGAATTCAAAGAGTACCAGCTCACTCCACAGACCAATCCCACAGAATACCCAACAACTCTTGCTGCGACGGAACAAATACAGTGAGTTAGCAGCCACAGAAACGACCCACACTGTTAAATTTGACTTATTAAAATAACCAATAAATATTGTTGCAAAATGCGTCTGAGAGAATGATCCTCTTGTTTTAGACAGATTGGCTTAAAATAACTGGATTCTTTTGATTTAAAATAACTAATTTAAAAGCAGTTAAAACAAACGTTAACAGGgttattttgacttttttgtttggttgtttttagTTCAATGTTTATGTTGTTTTAACTATTTATAAATGGTAGTTATAAGcagtttcttttaagtaagaATGACCAACATTTTTGGTTGAAATAACGCACGTCATTTAGTTCGAGACCATTTCAAAGTAGTTAattaaactatttaaaaaactaCCCGTTAATATAACTAAAAAGAATAGGTTacaagaaaatgttaatttagCCTTAAATAGTCAATAGATTATATACTGTAAaagggttaaaataacacatttGATAGACCATATTGACAAAGTAATTTGGTTTCATCTTTATTGAGCGTACATTTATGCAATCGAGTGAATACATTCTAATCAGTAAAATGGCGTCCTAGAACGGAAAATAACTAATGCAAGAGGGAAGACAAATAGAATACTGTGATCAAAGAGACCAAATTTGCCGGGATAAAGCTTACAACCACAAATGAAAAGTCGTAATTACTCAGTAGGGCAAAGCAAAGTCAActacaaaattaatgaaattttgTTCACTAAATTAATGTCAAAGCAATGTCAACtgcaaaattaatgaaattttgTTCACTAAATTAAATCGTTGAGCTCAGAAACAAAATGCAATCAGAAAGTCATTATAGCAATCAAAGTGATTAAGGCCGGCCTAAGAAAGATGAAGTAAATTCGGGGCAGAATAGCTATATATATACATTTAAGCTTTTTAAGGTTGTATGTACAACATACAATAACCATTTATACAAAAGCAGATAATTATTATCCAACTATTAACATTTACGATAGGACGTCTCTTTTTACTAATCTTTTAAACACGTTTCTAATTCtcacttttaaaaacaactgaaacaacGCTCATTTTAACTTGGCTTGATCTCCATAGGAATACATAGAATAATCCCGAGCATCCGCCGTTCTACGGACCTACTATTCCAGTTCTGAAATCAGTTAAATATATTCCAAATACTGCTCTAGGGAGCAGAATGTTTgcaagtaaaatgaaataatggcGCCATTTCCTTACGCCGGCACGTTTtcacaataacaacaacaacaacaacactgaaAAAACAAGTGGCGGATCACTTCGCCATGCAGTGACAATAGACTCAGCATATAAACGATAAAGGAAAATAAGGCATTCCACACAAAAAGCTACCGctgaaacagagaaaaaaacacTCTTAACATTTTTCCTCGAAAGCGAGAAAGCTAGCTGAATGTCATACTCGGCTTCGAGTTCAGGGTAACCTGCATTCCAAATAGTTTACCGGCGCTCGATAAATCTCTtattcgccacttgcacatctcccataatgcaccttatcccccccccccccgcccttcCCCCACCCACCAACTCCATTTGTCCTGGGTATTACAACCGTCCCAAGAGAGATTGCATGCTGCATTAATTTTCGGTATTATTAACTTTTACAGTAAAGTCGTTAATATTGGTCGCTTTTTTCCCAGAATCACTTCGATCAGGCCAAGATTCCACTTAACCTTGCACTGCACCACAGCAATTCACAAGTCTCCTAAGAGCTTGGCGATAGTTACTGCTACAGGTAAGGCAAATAATCGGGTTGATTGCACAGTTTGTGCAAGCCATAAAATAGACGACAGTATAAGATACCCTAAACTTACAATCCAAAGTGATTTTTGGTATAAAATAAATTGTTACTAGCTGAATGGAAAAGGGTATCCAGCAAATGAAAAACGCTACAACGATAGCAACGGTCATCTTAAGCacatttctgtttcttcttgtcCTCTGTTCCTCAGCGCTGGCTGACTGTTCACCTGGATGGACTTGCGTTTTAAGCTTGATCAGTATGATGGAGTAAAGTATCACCAAGACGACAAAAGGGATGTAAAAGAACAAGATACAAGCTGATAGGAGGTAAATAGCAAATGAGCTTTTCTCTCCGAAGATCACCTCCCACTGATTCATGCACCACTTTCCTTCTTGGTATTCAACAAGATTGTAGGTAAACAAATATGGCCAACAAAAGGGCACTGCGAGTATCCATGTACCAACAATCAAACAGCGACACACCTTGCGGCTGATGAGGGGTGAACGGAGTGGAACTACAACAGCTGCATATCGATCCACTGTTATCAGAACCAGGCTCTGAATCGACACTTTCATGGAAATTTCAACAAGAAAAGGGTGTATCTTGCACAAGGCCTGACCAAGGGTACCACCAATAAGCCAGGGGCCAACGTGCCAATCTGTCAGTCGAACAGGGATCAGGAATATTGGAAGGAGCAGGTCGGACATGGCCATGTTTGCGATCAACATATTTATCGGTTTTCTCAAAGTTTGTGTATTGTAAACAATTAATACGATGAGAGAATTTCCAACCAGCGAGACTACAAGGGTTAAACTATAAGCAACTGTTGCTGCAACTTTTAGTGCTTCTGGATTTATGAGACTGGAGCAGCTCCAGGAACTTGATCCATTTGCTGTTGTGTTCATGCTTGCTGGTTCTTCGGCAAGTCTCTTCGCTTGAAAACACCTTGTGGCGGTTCTTTGTCCTTTATATTCTACTAATTATTACGTAAGTAAAGCTATAATAGTTCAATCTAATGGTCAATCTAAATTAAACAGCTAGATCCATATCAAAATGTTGAATATATTCTTCCATGGTTTTTATACAATAGTAAACATTCTCGGTCtcgttttattcattttcaactACTTCGCTTCACGATTGTTCTGCTGGAGGACTCCCCTAGTCTGGCCCCTAAGTAGTGGTTTTAAAGCCGGAGTTTATGTCACGATATTTTCTTACAGTTAAGCAAAGAAATTGACCTAGAGCAGCAAAATCCTTGTGACGTAGCCCCTTCAAGCTCTCTCATGCAGCTGGTAGCTAAAATAaggaaaatgcaaaaattattcCAGAAGGAAGTGGCAATAATGATGCTATCATTAGAGACTCATTTGATGTTAAGTGAAATACAACAATGTTGATGTTGCATGAATACACAATAATCAACAATTATTCCACAGCTAATCTCATTAGCCAATGATCGATTGTTTCCGATTAAATttgaataaatataaataaaccgAAAAAGACATTAGAAACTTTCACACTAGTGCTACATGTCTCTATGAAAACTTTTGCATTTGCGTCAGCGCGAACGGGCCTATTGATGAATATTACGTACTCATTTCTAGAAAATCGCCACGCATGGTTACGACCATTAACATTGATGGTGGCACACCTGTTCGTAgttattttactaaaaacatctgaaaaaaaaaaatttttccccGAGCTAACTTTCACCGACTTTTAGCCTCTATTTGATATTGGCGAAGACAGTGTAAAGTCAATTCTCTATTAACTAGGTGCTTGACTTGATACGATACAGCTTTGCCTTTCCATCTGCGACTAGAGCAACTCTCATGCCCCAACTTTCCGTTTGCTTCAGTAATATCTTGACATACGCACGCTGGCGCATggactaattgttaaataaacattttaacttTCGCCTCTATTTGTTAATGACGCAAATGGTGTGAAGTCATATTTGTATTCACTACCAACTTTCTATAACGGTACAACTGCGTCCCGTTTGAAAACGCGCTAATTACCTCCTATCCCATGTATTTGTTAAGAGACGCTTGTTCAAAGTAAGGTCcaccaaattaaaaacaaatatctTTTTTTCAAGACAGTAACAGAAAACcaacctttgttttttcaataaaaaaaaggtaagGGAAAGACAGCTTACCAGATAAAGATAAATTTCATAGACCATTAAGAGCTTTCTTTTATCCATTTTATTTTCGAAGTTCCTCATATTGATCGGTTTATGTTCAAAAGCTGTTTAGTCAAACAAGGTATAAATTTTTTCCTTCATAAAAACACCTAAGGTTGATGGCAACTTTATTGCAAATTACAAAACGCGTTTTGAATTTCATTACCGCATCCTGTGTAAAACCTGTGTTCTTGTTTTTCGTGtccgttttaattttttgaaacaatGGCGGGTTTAATCAAACATGTTTAGTTAGTTTGAAGGGGCAACCATGGGGAACCCAGACAAGCCATTTACTCCTTCTACAGAGGACGTAGCCGACGGCAATTTTGGTTTTGTGTGTTCGTGTTGGTTTAAAAGTTACTGAAAATGATAGCACTCAATCATCGCTGAGTTTAATGTTGTGAAGTCTACTTTTGGTGGAACCTTTAAGGAACATTGTCAATATAAATGCAAATATTAAgcaattttaagaaataaattctGAGTTCCGGATGGGTCACAATGAAAACTACTGGGACTTGAAAGAATCAAAAGTATAGCTTATATATTCTCATTAACTGTCGTTTTATTCGAACTTATTAAAATAAGCGCATTGTAGCCCTTAATTTTGgtgggaaattttgaatttagaatACCTTGCGAGAAAAGATTTCTTTCGATTCTGTTCTCCAATGGCTTTTACTTATAGCATTTACGAAGTCGCTTGCGTCACTGTTAGCCACGTGGTTGGATTTTTTAAGCCCCGCGAACAACTTTAAAATTGGTAAAAGCCATGCCATAAAAACCTTTGCTCTAAGGGTATGTTTAAAAGTAAGAGTCTCTCATTAATAAGATACTATTGAGTTTTATTATACGTGAGCAGCAAGCAGTAACTTACAATGCAATTGAAATATACATAAATAAATGTTCAACTTTATGTCGATGAAGTAAAATGCTATAGTATTATCGCAAGGCAGCTATTGTAACATCCTACATACATCCTTTATTATCTTTCCTCAAacaaggctttttaaagataattgcaaaaaaatataattaaaaacaaaaaaaaatacagtaaatgtatAAGAAGTGGATTGgtaaaattatctaaaagctaaaaattaatcACTTCAATATATGATCATACATAAAATATAAGAAACATCGTTTATAAAGTTCTATGCGCAAGCAAAGTATATAGCTTACTTTTGAGCTTTCGTTTGAAGCTTATAACatctttgtttagttttaattcATTGTCCAATAAGTTCCATATCTTCACTGTTCTGTAATAGAAGTTTCTCTGGTCACTCGTCGATTTAAATAAGGGAATATGTAGCGATTGAGAGTTTCTAGTTTCTCGCCAACTCACTGATGTTAAATCGTTTACTAAATTTAGACGTAAGATAATCCGGTGCTCAGCCCGTCATACATTTAAATGCCAGAGTTGCACTTCTAAGATAGtcaaattaatttttctacTGGGGGCCAATTTAATCTTtttaataaaggaaaaaaatggtcATACTTTTTGCCCCGCCTATAATACGGCATGCATAATTTTGACAAGATTGTAACTAGCTTACGCATATTTCTGTGAGAAGTATTTGCCCACATGTTCCAACAATAATAGTTTCCTGAATATAAATACTAAatgtataattattttaattaaaattttctGAGTAAATACATGTTTAACACGATTTATTTGAGCTAGTCGAGAAAAACATGATGAAACGGTCTTCATTAGTAATGTGATCATCGTAATTTAGGTTGTTGTCCAATATTACGCCCAAATCTTTCCCAATAGGTACTGGTAGCAGTTCCTTTCCAAGGGATGAAAACTTGAAGTCGCCAAGCTCCGCTATCTTCTGTCTGCTTCCAAAAACCAGGAGCTTAATTTTATCTGGGTTAAGAAGTAAAAAGTTCTGACAGCACCACTTGCTGACGTTAAATAGGTCCTCTTTTATATGAGCTATTGTGGGCGTCTTCTCTTTCAAATCAAACGAAATAACTAGTTTGGTGTCGTCCACATAGCTCTTTGCCATGCATTTCATTACAGTACAGAGGTGAGGTCTTTCGTATATATACTAAAAAGAAGAAGGTAATACACCTGAATGCACCTTAATGAACTACTATACAAAGTGTGGATCGATGTTTGTACTTTACAAAGAACGTTTGAATCCCTGACGTTTGAAacggtaattaatttttcaactcaaaagaaaaaaaaaaaaaaaacgccataTCCTCATATCCAAAGGGAACAACCTTCCAAGAATTGCGCAATGTGAATGGCCTATGGCTTTACAGAGTCAGTATAATACAGTTATTAATCAAAACAGTCAATTCTGGTCAGGCAGTGAGCTTGAGGAAAAGACATAATTAAGAAAAACTTGTTTTCATGAAATACAAAGGTCTGGATTCACCCTTGCAGACCTAGATTTCTCTTAACCTTGCACTGCATCACAGCAATTCACAAGTCTCCTAAGAGCTTGGCGATAGTTACTGCTAAAGGTAAGGCAGATAATCGGGTTGATAGCACAGTTTGTGTAAGCCATGAAATAGGCGACATAATAAGATACCCAAAACTTACAATCCAAAGTGATTTTTGGTACAAAATAAGATGTTACTAACTGAATGGAAAAGGGTATCCAGCAAATGAAAAACGCTACAACGATAGCAACAGTCATCTTAAGCacatttctgtttcttcttttcctctGTTCCTCAGCGCTGGCTGACTTTTCACCAGGATGGACTTGCCCTTTAAGCTTGATCAGGATTTTGGAGTAAAGTATCACCAAGACGACAAAAGGGATGTAAAAGAAGAAGATAAAACCTGATAGGAGGTAAATATCAAATGAGCTTGTCCCTCCGAAGATCACCTCCCACTGATTCATGCACCTCTCTTCTTCTTGGTATTCAACAAGATTGAAGTTAAACAAATATGGCGAATGAAAGGCCGCTGCGAGTACCCATGTACCAACAATCAAACAGCGACACACCTTGCGACTGATGAAGGGGGAACGGAGTGGAACTACAACAGCTGCATATCGATCCACTGTTATCAGAACCAAGCTCTGAATCGACACTAACGTGGAAATATCAGCAAGAAAAGCGTACATCTTGCACCAGGCCTGACCAAGGGTACCACCAATAAGCCACGAGCCAACTTGAAAATCTACCAGTTTAACGGGGAACAAGAATATCGGATAGAGCAGGTCAGACATGGCCATGTTTGCGATCAACATATTTATCGGTTTTCTCAAAGTTGGGGTTTTGTAAACAATTAATACGATGAGAGAATTGCCAACCAGCGAGACTACAAGGATTAAACTAAAAGCAACTGTAGCTCCAACTTTTAGTGCTTCTGGATTTATCAGACTGGAGCAGCTCCAGGAACTTGATCCATTTGCTGTTGTGTTCATGCTTGCTGGTTCTTTGGCAAGTCTCTTCGCTTGAAAACAGCTTGTGGCGGTTCTTTGTCCTTTATATTCTACTAATTATTACGTAAGTAAAGCTATAATAGTTCAATCTAATTGACAATCTAAATTAAACAGGTAGATCCATATCAAAATGTTGAATATATTCTTCCATGGTTGTTATACAATAGTAAACATTCTCGGTCtcgttttattcattttcaactACTTCGCTTCACGATTGTTCTGCTGGAGGACTCCCCTAGCCTGGCCCCTAAGTATTGGTTTTAAAGCCGGGGTTTATGTCACGATATTTTCTTATAGTTAAGCAAAGAAATTGACCTAGAGCAGCAAAATCCTTGTGACGTAGCCCCTTCAAGCTCTCTCATGCAGCTGGTAGCTAAAATAAGGaaaatgcaaatattattcCAGAAGGAA encodes the following:
- the LOC140945372 gene encoding allatostatin-A receptor-like — translated: MNTTANGSSSWSCSSLINPEALKVGATVAFSLILVVSLVGNSLIVLIVYKTPTLRKPINMLIANMAMSDLLYPIFLFPVKLVDFQVGSWLIGGTLGQAWCKMYAFLADISTLVSIQSLVLITVDRYAAVVVPLRSPFISRKVCRCLIVGTWVLAAAFHSPYLFNFNLVEYQEEERCMNQWEVIFGGTSSFDIYLLSGFIFFFYIPFVVLVILYSKILIKLKGQVHPGEKSASAEEQRKRRNRNVLKMTVAIVVAFFICWIPFSIQLVTSYFVPKITLDCKFWVSYYVAYFMAYTNCAINPIICLTFSSNYRQALRRLVNCCDAVQG
- the LOC140945371 gene encoding substance-K receptor-like, coding for MAMSDLLLPIFLIPVRLTDWHVGPWLIGGTLGQALCKIHPFLVEISMKVSIQSLVLITVDRYAAVVVPLRSPLISRKVCRCLIVGTWILAVPFCWPYLFTYNLVEYQEGKWCMNQWEVIFGEKSSFAIYLLSACILFFYIPFVVLVILYSIILIKLKTQVHPGEQSASAEEQRTRRNRNVLKMTVAIVVAFFICWIPFSIQLVTIYFIPKITLDCKFRVSYTVVYFMACTNCAINPIICLTCSSNYRQALRRLVNCCGAVQG